One Deinococcus grandis DNA window includes the following coding sequences:
- the mqnP gene encoding menaquinone biosynthesis prenyltransferase MqnP: MSGVRVKTFLDLVKFEHTVFALPFAYAGMLLASMQASGTGWPGWHVLVWVTVAMAAARTAAMGANRVIDRFIDARNPRTAGREVPSGKVSPAQAWALVVVSLVVMAFAAAQLNPLCLALLPLAVVFLIGYPYTKRFTWLCHAWLGVTDGAAAAGGWIAVTGEFAPPAWVLWAVVIFWMIGLDVIYATMDRDFDVANGIRSIPARFGIPRALRIAAVSHALTFALLLLVGVVTGASVWYYLAALVMGGILLFEHRIVNPDDLARVNVAFFDANMWLALTMLAGVVVDVAWRTLT, from the coding sequence ATGAGTGGCGTGCGCGTGAAGACGTTCCTGGATCTGGTGAAGTTCGAACACACGGTGTTCGCCCTGCCCTTCGCGTACGCGGGCATGCTGCTGGCGAGCATGCAGGCCAGCGGGACGGGCTGGCCGGGGTGGCACGTGCTGGTGTGGGTGACGGTGGCGATGGCGGCGGCGCGCACCGCGGCGATGGGGGCGAACCGCGTGATCGACCGGTTCATCGACGCGCGCAATCCGCGTACGGCGGGGCGGGAGGTGCCGAGCGGGAAGGTCAGTCCGGCGCAGGCGTGGGCGCTGGTGGTGGTGAGTCTGGTGGTCATGGCGTTCGCGGCGGCGCAGCTGAACCCGCTGTGCCTGGCGCTGCTGCCGCTGGCGGTGGTGTTCCTGATCGGCTACCCGTACACGAAGCGCTTCACGTGGCTGTGTCACGCGTGGCTGGGCGTGACGGACGGCGCGGCGGCGGCCGGAGGCTGGATCGCGGTGACGGGGGAGTTCGCGCCGCCCGCTTGGGTGCTGTGGGCGGTGGTGATCTTCTGGATGATCGGCCTGGACGTGATCTACGCGACGATGGACCGGGACTTCGACGTGGCGAACGGCATCCGGAGTATTCCGGCGCGGTTCGGGATTCCCCGCGCGCTGCGGATCGCAGCCGTCAGTCACGCGCTGACGTTCGCGCTGCTGCTGCTGGTGGGCGTGGTGACAGGGGCGAGCGTCTGGTATTACCTCGCGGCGCTGGTGATGGGCGGCATCCTGCTGTTCGAGCACCGGATCGTGAACCCGGACGATCTGGCGCGGGTGAACGTGGCGTTCTTCGACGCGAACATGTGGCTGGCGCTGACCATGCTGGCCGGTGTGGTGGTGGACGTGGCGTGGCGGACCCTGACCTGA
- a CDS encoding response regulator transcription factor, translating to MERKPLVLVIEDEKDIARFIELELAAEGYATEVAFDGVTGLSKFREVNPDLVILDLMLPVLDGLEVARRIRKTSNTPIIILTAKDGIQDKVEGLDSGADDYLIKPFSIEELLARVRAHLRRVNPAVTGEVRVADLVMNLDGREIFRGGRRVELSAKEFELLELLARNPGKVFSRFEIEEKVWPEYTGGSNVVDVYIGYLRRKLEEGGERRLIHTVRGVGYVLREE from the coding sequence ATGGAACGCAAGCCCCTGGTTTTAGTCATCGAGGATGAGAAAGACATCGCTCGGTTCATCGAACTTGAACTCGCTGCCGAAGGGTACGCCACCGAAGTCGCCTTCGACGGTGTGACCGGCCTCTCCAAATTCCGTGAAGTCAACCCCGACCTCGTCATACTGGACCTGATGCTCCCCGTGCTGGACGGCCTGGAGGTCGCGCGGCGCATCCGCAAGACCAGCAACACCCCGATCATCATCCTGACCGCCAAGGACGGCATCCAGGACAAGGTCGAGGGCCTCGACTCCGGCGCGGACGACTACCTCATCAAGCCGTTCTCCATTGAGGAACTGCTCGCCCGTGTGCGTGCCCACCTGCGCCGCGTGAACCCGGCCGTGACCGGCGAGGTCCGCGTCGCCGACCTGGTCATGAACCTCGACGGGCGCGAGATCTTCCGCGGCGGGCGCCGCGTGGAACTGTCCGCCAAGGAGTTCGAACTGCTCGAACTGCTCGCCCGCAACCCCGGCAAGGTCTTCTCCCGCTTCGAGATCGAGGAGAAGGTCTGGCCCGAGTACACCGGCGGCAGCAACGTCGTGGACGTGTACATCGGCTACCTGCGCCGCAAACTCGAGGAGGGCGGGGAGCGCCGCCTGATCCACACCGTGCGCGGCGTCGGGTACGTCCTGCGCGAGGAGTGA
- a CDS encoding sensor histidine kinase encodes MMRVNLIGGIDTELQNTYKQFVTYLVRPIGAADETARLPTDQQQLRAQRLQAKQPNVQSSLVSQIGEAKLLARYYFPNSSVAVEDLSFYTRQTLIDDLKVARTAQEKRELFAYLAGLRGTSRRSLAVDIQRPITLTDRELEALINATDGRLHLNRLIADAPNKEPTLMRLLVVLGPLTNSEPRNSKPTINTSLTSFESEPPLGIVYVARSLGTVQKTLDDLQNVVMLLFLTGLATAGTGAYLLAGQALLPLRRVQRAAERIGGQNLTERVPVPQTGDEVESLATALNAMLGRLEGSFEAQRRFTSDASHELRTPVTAISGHASYLLRRTSPTGQQQESLKIIQSESERLTNLIASLLQLARSDSGALTLQRGPVFSALLLSDIVRELAPLAQAQHTALTSAGEDVTFEADADRLKQVLINLVSNALKAGAQTVTLRSERVGAEVRLSVQDDGPGIPADQLERLFDRFYRLEDSRSRDQGGAGLGLSIARGIVDAHGGRIWLDSEVGRGTTAHVQLPIGNVPELDLDDVP; translated from the coding sequence ATGATGCGCGTGAACCTGATCGGCGGGATCGACACGGAACTCCAGAACACGTACAAGCAGTTCGTGACGTATCTCGTGCGGCCCATCGGGGCGGCCGACGAGACAGCGCGCCTGCCCACCGACCAGCAGCAGCTCAGGGCCCAGCGGCTCCAGGCCAAGCAGCCTAACGTGCAGAGCAGTCTCGTCAGCCAGATCGGAGAGGCGAAACTGCTCGCCCGCTACTACTTCCCGAACTCCAGCGTGGCCGTCGAGGACCTGTCCTTCTACACCCGCCAGACGCTCATCGACGACCTGAAGGTCGCCCGGACCGCGCAGGAGAAACGCGAACTGTTCGCGTACCTGGCGGGGCTGCGCGGCACCTCGCGCCGCTCGCTGGCCGTGGACATCCAGCGGCCCATCACCCTGACCGACCGGGAGCTGGAAGCGCTGATCAACGCGACCGACGGGCGGCTGCACCTCAACCGCCTGATTGCCGACGCGCCCAACAAGGAACCCACGCTGATGCGTCTGCTGGTGGTGCTGGGACCCCTCACGAACAGCGAACCCCGCAACAGTAAACCCACCATCAACACCAGCCTGACCAGCTTCGAGAGTGAACCGCCCCTGGGGATCGTATACGTGGCCCGCAGTCTCGGGACCGTGCAGAAGACCCTGGACGACCTGCAGAACGTGGTGATGCTGCTGTTCCTGACCGGGCTGGCCACCGCCGGGACCGGCGCGTACCTGCTGGCCGGGCAGGCGCTGCTGCCCCTCAGGCGCGTCCAGCGGGCCGCCGAGCGCATCGGCGGGCAGAACCTCACCGAGCGCGTCCCCGTCCCGCAGACCGGCGACGAGGTCGAGTCCCTCGCGACCGCGCTGAACGCCATGCTGGGGCGCCTGGAGGGCAGTTTCGAGGCGCAGCGCCGCTTCACCAGCGACGCCAGCCACGAGCTGCGCACGCCCGTCACGGCCATCAGCGGGCACGCCAGTTACCTGCTGCGCCGCACCAGCCCCACCGGGCAGCAGCAGGAGAGCCTGAAGATCATCCAGAGCGAATCCGAACGCCTGACCAACCTGATCGCCAGTCTGCTGCAACTCGCCCGGTCCGACAGCGGCGCCCTGACGCTGCAACGCGGCCCGGTGTTCTCGGCGCTGCTGCTGTCCGACATCGTGCGGGAACTCGCGCCGCTGGCGCAGGCGCAGCACACTGCCCTGACCAGCGCCGGCGAGGACGTCACCTTCGAGGCGGACGCCGACCGCCTGAAGCAGGTGCTCATCAACCTCGTCAGCAACGCCCTGAAGGCCGGGGCGCAGACCGTCACGCTGCGCAGTGAACGCGTCGGCGCGGAGGTCCGCCTGAGCGTGCAGGACGACGGACCCGGCATCCCGGCGGACCAGCTGGAGCGGCTGTTCGATCGCTTCTACCGCCTGGAGGACAGCCGCAGCCGCGACCAGGGCGGCGCGGGCCTGGGCCTGAGCATCGCGCGCGGCATCGTAGACGCCCACGGGGGTCGCATCTGGCTGGACAGCGAGGTCGGGCGCGGCACCACCGCGCACGTCCAGCTTCCTATCGGGAACGTCCCGGAACTCGACCTGGACGACGTGCCGTGA
- a CDS encoding nitric oxide synthase oxygenase: MSAPRPHPALPARTREALEFLALYHHETGLPGLRERQAEVYRTGGVTLSAAELTHGARVAWRNSTRCVGRLPWMTLNVRDLRHVTEPQEVFTHLLTHLREGFNGGRVLPTMSVFGPGVRIHNDQLIRYAGYLQPDGSVIGDQQNVALTDHLRRLGWAGGPGTPFDVLPLAIEGEGRVALFDLPADAVQEVVIAHPTCLEIGALGLRWHALPVISNMTLEVAGGEFPCAPFNGWYLQTEIAARNLADQNRYDALPAVAAALGLETTSRRSLWQDRALLELNVAVLHSFDRAGVRIVDHHGVTAQFVHFEEQERRAGREVRGRWSWLIPPMSPATTPVWHRAYDDTEERPNFTVQAPAWQEARPGVCPFHS, encoded by the coding sequence ATGTCCGCGCCGCGCCCCCACCCTGCCCTGCCTGCGCGGACGCGGGAGGCGCTGGAGTTCCTGGCGCTGTACCACCACGAGACGGGCCTGCCGGGCCTGCGCGAGCGGCAAGCGGAGGTGTACCGCACGGGCGGCGTGACCCTGAGTGCGGCGGAACTCACGCACGGCGCGCGGGTAGCGTGGCGGAACAGTACGCGCTGCGTGGGCCGCCTGCCGTGGATGACGCTGAACGTGCGCGACCTGCGGCACGTGACAGAGCCGCAGGAGGTGTTCACGCACCTGCTCACCCACCTGCGCGAGGGTTTCAACGGTGGGCGAGTCCTGCCGACCATGAGCGTGTTCGGCCCGGGCGTGCGCATCCACAACGACCAGCTGATCCGGTACGCCGGGTACCTTCAGCCGGACGGGTCGGTGATCGGCGATCAGCAGAACGTGGCGCTGACCGATCACCTGCGTCGCCTGGGCTGGGCGGGTGGGCCGGGCACCCCCTTCGATGTGCTGCCCCTGGCCATCGAGGGTGAGGGCCGCGTGGCGCTGTTCGACCTCCCGGCGGACGCCGTGCAGGAGGTCGTGATCGCGCACCCGACCTGCCTGGAGATCGGGGCGCTGGGCCTGAGGTGGCACGCGCTGCCGGTCATCAGCAACATGACGCTGGAGGTGGCGGGAGGGGAGTTCCCGTGCGCGCCGTTCAACGGGTGGTACCTGCAGACGGAGATCGCCGCGCGGAATCTGGCGGATCAGAACCGCTACGACGCCCTGCCTGCCGTGGCGGCCGCGCTGGGCCTGGAGACCACGTCGCGGCGGTCGCTGTGGCAGGACCGGGCGCTTCTGGAACTGAACGTCGCGGTGCTGCATTCCTTCGACCGGGCGGGCGTGCGGATCGTGGATCATCACGGCGTGACGGCGCAGTTCGTGCATTTCGAGGAGCAGGAACGCCGCGCGGGCCGCGAGGTGCGCGGACGCTGGTCGTGGCTGATTCCGCCGATGTCCCCCGCGACGACGCCCGTCTGGCACCGCGCGTACGACGATACCGAGGAGCGCCCCAATTTCACGGTGCAGGCGCCCGCGTGGCAGGAGGCGCGGCCCGGCGTGTGCCCCTTCCATTCCTGA
- a CDS encoding alpha-hydroxy acid oxidase translates to MTPDVQATPHASLRDAVNLADIETLGRAALDQGALEYYASGANDEHTLRENRAAFTRARLRPRVLMDVSGVDTGTSVLGLPISSPIGIAPSAFHGLAHPDAERATARAAHARSSVMTLSTFSNTPIETVGADAQGRFWFQLYLLRDRALSRSILDRAHAAGARALVFTVDAPFLGRREANERHRFALPAHLSAPNVASRAELAQVETDSGSQLANYFQNLVDKTFTWRDLDWLRGQTPLPIILKGVLTAEDAVLAAEHGCHVWVSNHGGRQLDTAISSFEALPEIVDAVAGRSEIYLDGGVTRGTDVLKAVALGARAVFLGRAALWGLAAAGQRGVERTLELLEDEFRLAMALCGAARIEDLTPALVRL, encoded by the coding sequence ATGACGCCCGACGTTCAGGCCACCCCGCACGCCTCCCTGCGCGACGCCGTGAACCTCGCGGATATCGAGACACTGGGCCGCGCCGCGCTGGACCAGGGCGCCCTGGAGTACTACGCGAGCGGCGCGAACGACGAACACACCCTGCGCGAGAACCGCGCCGCGTTCACCCGCGCCCGCCTGCGCCCCCGCGTCCTCATGGACGTGTCCGGCGTGGACACGGGCACCAGCGTGCTGGGCCTACCCATCAGCAGCCCCATCGGGATCGCGCCGAGCGCCTTCCACGGCCTCGCGCACCCGGACGCCGAACGCGCCACCGCCCGCGCCGCCCATGCCCGGAGCAGCGTCATGACGCTGAGCACCTTCAGCAACACCCCCATCGAGACGGTCGGCGCGGACGCGCAGGGCCGCTTCTGGTTCCAGCTGTACCTGCTGCGCGACCGCGCACTGAGCCGCAGCATCCTGGACCGCGCCCACGCCGCCGGAGCGCGCGCCCTAGTCTTCACGGTGGACGCCCCGTTCCTCGGCCGCCGCGAGGCGAACGAACGCCACCGCTTCGCCCTGCCCGCGCACCTGAGCGCCCCGAACGTCGCCAGCCGCGCCGAACTCGCGCAGGTCGAGACCGACAGCGGCTCACAGCTCGCGAACTACTTCCAGAACCTCGTGGACAAGACCTTCACGTGGCGCGACCTCGACTGGCTGCGCGGCCAGACGCCCCTCCCCATCATCCTGAAGGGAGTCCTGACCGCCGAGGACGCCGTTCTGGCCGCCGAGCACGGCTGCCACGTCTGGGTCAGCAACCACGGCGGACGGCAACTGGACACCGCCATCAGCAGCTTCGAGGCCCTGCCCGAGATCGTGGACGCCGTCGCGGGCCGCAGCGAGATCTACCTCGACGGCGGCGTCACACGCGGCACCGACGTCCTGAAAGCCGTCGCCCTCGGCGCGCGCGCCGTGTTCCTCGGCCGCGCCGCCCTGTGGGGCCTCGCCGCCGCAGGACAGCGCGGCGTGGAACGCACCCTGGAACTGCTGGAGGACGAATTCCGCCTCGCCATGGCCCTGTGCGGCGCCGCGCGGATCGAGGACCTGACCCCGGCTCTGGTGCGGCTGTAA
- a CDS encoding DUF427 domain-containing protein → MPQRARPQPVPPAPGQESVWDYPRPPRLERTPATLEVWLGGERIACTTEGFRVLETSHPPTYYLPKAAFAPGVLERAPGGSVCEWKGEATYWTLRAGGRIEEGAGWSYEQPTAPFAPMAGFVAVYVGRMDECRVNGVRVTPQPGGFYGGWITPDVAGPFKGKPGSWGW, encoded by the coding sequence ATGCCTCAGCGTGCCCGTCCGCAGCCTGTGCCGCCCGCCCCCGGTCAGGAGAGCGTCTGGGACTACCCGCGCCCCCCGCGTCTGGAGCGCACGCCCGCGACCCTGGAAGTCTGGCTGGGCGGCGAGCGGATCGCCTGCACGACAGAGGGTTTCCGGGTGCTGGAGACCAGCCACCCGCCCACCTATTACCTGCCGAAGGCAGCCTTCGCGCCGGGGGTGCTGGAGCGCGCCCCGGGCGGCAGTGTCTGCGAGTGGAAGGGCGAGGCGACGTACTGGACACTCCGCGCGGGTGGCCGGATAGAGGAGGGGGCGGGCTGGAGTTACGAGCAGCCCACCGCGCCCTTCGCGCCGATGGCGGGGTTCGTGGCGGTGTACGTGGGCCGGATGGACGAATGCCGCGTGAACGGCGTGCGGGTCACGCCCCAACCGGGTGGGTTCTACGGGGGCTGGATCACGCCGGACGTGGCCGGGCCGTTCAAGGGTAAGCCGGGCAGCTGGGGCTGGTAG
- a CDS encoding ROK family protein, translating to MTNLTEPLSIGIDVGGTKIASGVLRGDELLSAHVIPTPDTGWESVLDAIAGEVRRLQERHPDARLIGVGIPGPLNADRTRVKFAPNIYGFTDVPMVDGLRDRLGQRVVLENDAKAAALAEAHLGAARGAESSIYVTVSTGIGSGIVLNGRIWRGRHGIAGEIGHITALPGGPVSGAGLDGALEAVASGTAIARDASFALNRDVSTAEAFQLAQQGHPAARRVVGQALRYIGIALADLQKTIDPEVFVIGGGVASVGDYFFHGVQAAADEYAQGFAPVTIRRAQLAGNAGVIGAALAARHG from the coding sequence ATGACCAACCTGACTGAACCCCTGAGCATCGGCATCGACGTGGGCGGCACCAAGATCGCCAGCGGCGTCCTGCGCGGCGACGAACTGCTGAGCGCGCACGTGATCCCCACCCCGGACACCGGCTGGGAGAGCGTCCTGGACGCCATCGCGGGTGAGGTGCGTCGCCTTCAGGAACGCCACCCGGACGCCCGCCTGATCGGCGTGGGCATCCCCGGCCCCCTGAACGCGGACCGCACCCGCGTGAAGTTCGCGCCGAACATCTACGGCTTCACCGACGTGCCCATGGTGGACGGTCTGCGTGACCGCCTGGGGCAGCGCGTGGTGCTGGAGAACGACGCCAAGGCCGCCGCGCTGGCCGAGGCGCACCTGGGCGCGGCGCGCGGCGCCGAGAGCAGCATCTACGTGACGGTCAGCACCGGCATCGGCAGCGGCATCGTCCTGAACGGCCGCATCTGGCGCGGCCGTCACGGCATCGCCGGGGAGATCGGGCACATCACGGCCCTGCCGGGCGGCCCGGTCAGCGGCGCGGGCCTGGACGGCGCGCTGGAGGCCGTGGCGAGCGGCACGGCCATCGCCCGGGACGCCAGCTTCGCCCTGAACCGCGACGTGAGCACCGCCGAGGCCTTCCAGCTGGCGCAGCAGGGCCACCCCGCCGCGCGGCGCGTGGTGGGTCAGGCGCTGCGGTACATCGGCATCGCGCTGGCGGACCTGCAGAAGACCATCGACCCGGAGGTCTTCGTGATCGGCGGGGGCGTGGCCAGCGTCGGGGATTACTTCTTCCACGGCGTGCAGGCCGCCGCGGACGAGTACGCGCAGGGCTTCGCGCCCGTCACGATCCGCCGCGCGCAGCTCGCCGGGAACGCGGGCGTGATCGGCGCGGCGCTCGCCGCCCGGCACGGGTAA
- a CDS encoding adenylate/guanylate cyclase domain-containing protein has protein sequence MNESLLPLPGPQDQATPACMVLVDLVGSTRLARHLPLGNYTALMAEFVQVMILTLEARGGQVLQHQGDAVLAWWPAAQAAHACAAAQEAHGRAARLTLAAQLGQTLRVRAGISGGDVLMGVVGGQMSAYGLPVNYSRRLCDAAQAGQTLVCDEVLRLAPALVSELCPPLDLRGFGDDCRAHRLLAPAAAGTRMKVD, from the coding sequence ATGAACGAGTCGCTGCTGCCCCTCCCCGGTCCCCAGGACCAAGCCACCCCGGCCTGCATGGTGCTGGTCGATCTGGTGGGCAGCACGCGTCTGGCCCGGCACCTGCCGCTGGGCAACTACACCGCGCTGATGGCCGAGTTCGTGCAGGTCATGATCCTGACCCTCGAAGCGCGCGGCGGTCAGGTCCTGCAGCACCAGGGCGACGCCGTGCTGGCCTGGTGGCCCGCCGCGCAGGCCGCGCACGCCTGCGCCGCCGCGCAGGAAGCCCACGGGCGCGCCGCGCGCCTCACGCTGGCGGCACAGCTGGGCCAGACGCTGCGCGTGCGCGCCGGGATCTCCGGCGGGGACGTCCTGATGGGCGTCGTGGGCGGCCAGATGAGCGCCTACGGCCTGCCCGTGAACTACTCCCGCCGCCTGTGCGACGCCGCGCAGGCCGGGCAGACGCTCGTGTGCGACGAGGTCCTGCGCCTCGCCCCGGCGCTCGTGAGTGAACTGTGCCCCCCGCTGGACCTGCGCGGCTTCGGGGACGACTGCCGCGCGCACCGCCTGCTGGCCCCGGCCGCGGCGGGCACGCGCATGAAAGTTGATTAA
- a CDS encoding menaquinone biosynthesis decarboxylase: MAFPDIQSFMRLLEQRGELLRVTTPVSRELEITEIADRMVKQGGPALLFENVLGSDYPVAIGLLGTKERVALALGVDDLDGLAGKVRTLIDLSGGGSRLGLLSNVTKLRDAMNLPPRRVRNAPVQEVVWRGDEVDLSKIPVLKCWPLDGGPFVTLPLVITKDPETGERNMGMYRVQVMSKNSTGMHWQRHKTGTKHLEKAKKLGQKLEVAVAIGGDPALIYAATAPLPPVPGLDEFALAGYLRGQRYPVARGVTVDLDVPANAEFVLEGYVDPSEDWVMEGPFGDHTGFYTLPDLYPHFHVTAVTMRRSPVYPATIVGRPPMEDAYLIEASERLFLPAAQLIIPEIVDYHMPPAGVAHNLVFVSIKKSYPGQAYKVANGLFGLGQMMFAKVIVVLDEDVTVTDFDAVWREVTQKAVPGRDTLTTRGPIDVLDHSSRGWGYGGKLIIDATTKRPEEVGSAASSRPDQAGDTLAPEGFTPRAAHDLPTFDGVLAQRQTPDGYWLVALHKTRAGQARDLAAAFAAHPAAHGIRHLLICDDLTDVNDIQDVWWTILNNIDAERDVWVQGELLAWDGAQKLPEEGFVREWPPKIVMDKDIVDRVDRLWNVYGLPETLR, from the coding sequence ATGGCCTTTCCGGACATCCAGAGTTTCATGCGCCTCCTCGAGCAGCGCGGCGAACTGCTCCGCGTCACGACCCCGGTCAGCCGCGAGCTGGAAATCACCGAGATCGCCGACCGCATGGTCAAACAGGGCGGCCCGGCCCTGCTGTTCGAGAACGTGCTGGGCAGCGACTACCCGGTCGCCATCGGCCTGCTGGGCACCAAGGAGCGGGTGGCGCTGGCCCTCGGCGTGGACGACCTCGACGGACTGGCCGGGAAGGTCCGCACTCTCATCGACCTGTCCGGCGGCGGCAGCCGACTGGGCCTGCTGAGCAACGTCACGAAACTCCGCGATGCGATGAACCTCCCCCCGCGCCGAGTCCGCAACGCTCCCGTGCAGGAGGTCGTGTGGCGCGGGGACGAGGTGGACCTCTCGAAGATCCCGGTTCTGAAGTGCTGGCCCCTCGACGGCGGGCCGTTCGTCACGCTGCCCCTCGTCATCACGAAGGACCCGGAGACCGGCGAGCGCAACATGGGCATGTACCGCGTGCAGGTCATGAGCAAAAACAGCACCGGCATGCACTGGCAGCGGCACAAGACCGGCACCAAACACCTGGAGAAAGCCAAAAAGCTCGGGCAGAAGCTGGAGGTCGCGGTCGCCATCGGCGGCGACCCGGCGCTGATCTACGCCGCGACCGCGCCCCTGCCGCCCGTGCCGGGCCTGGACGAGTTCGCCCTGGCCGGGTACCTGCGCGGCCAGCGTTACCCCGTCGCCAGGGGCGTCACGGTGGATCTGGACGTGCCCGCCAACGCCGAATTCGTGCTGGAAGGCTACGTGGACCCCAGCGAGGACTGGGTGATGGAAGGACCGTTCGGGGATCACACCGGCTTCTATACCCTGCCGGACCTGTACCCACATTTCCACGTCACCGCCGTCACCATGCGCCGCAGTCCCGTGTACCCGGCGACCATCGTGGGCCGCCCCCCCATGGAGGACGCGTATCTGATCGAGGCGTCCGAACGGCTGTTCCTCCCCGCCGCGCAGCTCATCATCCCGGAGATCGTCGATTACCACATGCCGCCCGCCGGGGTCGCGCACAACCTCGTGTTCGTGAGCATCAAGAAGAGTTATCCGGGGCAGGCGTACAAGGTCGCCAACGGTCTGTTCGGCCTGGGCCAGATGATGTTCGCCAAGGTCATCGTCGTCCTCGACGAGGACGTGACCGTCACCGACTTCGACGCCGTCTGGCGCGAGGTCACGCAGAAGGCCGTGCCGGGCCGCGACACCCTCACCACGCGCGGCCCCATCGACGTGCTCGACCACTCCAGCCGCGGCTGGGGCTACGGCGGGAAACTCATCATCGACGCCACCACCAAACGCCCCGAGGAGGTCGGTAGCGCCGCCAGCAGCCGCCCCGATCAGGCCGGTGACACGCTCGCCCCGGAAGGCTTCACGCCCCGCGCCGCGCACGACCTGCCCACCTTCGACGGCGTCCTTGCCCAGCGACAGACCCCGGACGGCTACTGGCTGGTGGCGCTGCACAAGACCCGCGCCGGACAGGCCCGTGACCTCGCCGCCGCGTTCGCCGCGCACCCCGCCGCGCACGGCATCCGCCACCTCCTGATCTGCGACGACCTGACCGACGTGAACGACATTCAGGACGTCTGGTGGACCATCCTGAACAACATCGACGCCGAACGTGACGTCTGGGTGCAGGGAGAACTCCTCGCCTGGGACGGCGCGCAGAAACTCCCCGAGGAAGGCTTCGTCCGCGAGTGGCCGCCCAAGATCGTCATGGACAAGGACATCGTGGACCGCGTGGACCGCCTGTGGAACGTGTACGGCCTGCCGGAAACCCTGCGGTAG
- a CDS encoding amino acid ABC transporter permease, with the protein MNTEQLQLVLQSAWTSLPTLLGALPVTLGFALGAMVLGLPLGFLVALARLSRLGWLRGLSSLYVSFMRGTPLLVQIFVIYYGLPSLGVTLNPVAGGVIALTLNAAAYLSETMRAAILSIPKGQREAATSLGLSGAQTMRLIILPQAARVALPSLSNTLIGLVKDTSLVSVITVVELLQSAQLVIARTFEPFGPYLAAALIYWAVSSLLEVVQRVLERRFARGG; encoded by the coding sequence ATGAACACCGAACAGCTGCAACTCGTCCTCCAGAGCGCCTGGACGTCCCTGCCGACCCTGCTGGGTGCGCTGCCCGTCACGCTGGGCTTCGCGCTGGGCGCGATGGTGCTGGGCCTCCCGCTGGGGTTCCTGGTGGCGCTGGCGCGGCTGTCGCGCCTGGGCTGGCTGCGGGGCCTGAGCAGCCTGTACGTGTCGTTCATGCGCGGCACGCCGCTGCTCGTGCAGATCTTCGTCATCTACTACGGCCTGCCCAGCCTGGGGGTCACGCTGAACCCCGTGGCGGGCGGCGTGATCGCCCTGACGCTGAACGCCGCCGCGTACCTCTCGGAGACGATGCGCGCCGCGATCCTGAGCATCCCGAAGGGGCAGCGGGAGGCCGCGACCAGCCTGGGCCTGAGTGGGGCGCAGACCATGCGGCTGATCATCCTGCCGCAGGCGGCGCGCGTGGCACTGCCCAGCCTGAGCAACACCCTGATCGGACTGGTGAAGGACACGTCGCTGGTCAGCGTGATCACGGTCGTGGAGTTGCTCCAGAGCGCGCAGCTGGTCATCGCGCGGACCTTCGAGCCGTTCGGGCCGTACCTGGCGGCGGCGCTGATCTACTGGGCGGTCAGCAGCCTGCTGGAGGTCGTGCAGCGCGTGCTGGAACGCCGCTTCGCCCGCGGCGGGTAA
- a CDS encoding transporter substrate-binding domain-containing protein, giving the protein MKHVILPLLTLTLGLGSAHAAAPSTLQKGVLKIGMEGTYAPFTYKDASGNLTGFDVDIAKAVASKLGLKAEFVLTEWSGILAGLQANKYDVIVNQVGITAERQKTIGFSKPYAYSSPQIIVKKTGSFAPKTLADLKGKRVGVGLGSNFEKQLRDAGGINVVTYPGAPEYLADLAAGRLDAAFNDRLLVGYLIKSQNLPVRGAGVIGDPESVGIAMKKTNTSLKAAVDKALLQVKADGTYAKISRKWFGQDVSKP; this is encoded by the coding sequence ATGAAACACGTCATTCTGCCCCTGCTCACCCTGACCCTCGGCCTCGGCAGCGCCCACGCTGCCGCCCCCAGCACCCTGCAAAAGGGCGTGCTGAAGATCGGCATGGAAGGCACTTACGCCCCCTTCACGTACAAAGACGCGTCGGGCAACCTCACCGGCTTCGACGTGGACATCGCCAAAGCCGTCGCCTCCAAGCTGGGCCTGAAGGCCGAGTTCGTCCTGACCGAGTGGAGCGGCATCCTCGCCGGCCTCCAGGCCAACAAGTACGACGTGATCGTCAACCAGGTCGGCATCACCGCTGAACGCCAGAAGACCATCGGCTTCAGCAAACCCTACGCGTACTCCAGCCCGCAGATCATCGTCAAGAAGACCGGCAGCTTCGCCCCCAAGACCCTCGCGGACCTGAAGGGTAAACGCGTGGGCGTGGGCCTGGGCAGCAACTTCGAGAAGCAGCTGCGGGACGCGGGCGGCATCAACGTCGTCACGTACCCCGGCGCGCCCGAGTACCTCGCGGACCTCGCCGCGGGCCGCCTAGACGCCGCGTTCAACGACCGCCTGCTCGTCGGGTACCTCATCAAATCCCAGAACCTCCCGGTGCGCGGCGCGGGCGTCATCGGTGACCCCGAATCGGTCGGGATCGCCATGAAGAAGACCAATACCAGCCTGAAAGCAGCCGTGGACAAGGCCCTGCTGCAAGTCAAGGCCGACGGCACGTACGCGAAGATCAGCCGCAAGTGGTTCGGTCAGGACGTCAGCAAGCCTTAA